One genomic window of Psychrobacillus sp. INOP01 includes the following:
- a CDS encoding ThiF family adenylyltransferase yields the protein MLHQFSRNELAIGKEGIDLLKGTTVAILGVGGVGSFAAEACARSGVGRIILVDKDNVDITNINRQLVAYISTIGRSKSEVMKERIADINPECEVIDMHMFYTEETYEQFFAMNIDYVIDASDTIIYKIHLMKECLKRNIKIISSMGAANKTDPTRFKIVDISKTHTDPIAKVIRTKLRKEDRITKGIPVVFSDESPIVVREDVVETVGKPEAAIRKAKMPPSSNAFVPSTVGLICASWVINDISKDIHINRVQ from the coding sequence ATGTTGCATCAATTTTCTAGAAACGAACTTGCAATAGGTAAAGAGGGAATAGATTTATTGAAAGGTACTACTGTTGCTATATTAGGTGTCGGTGGAGTTGGATCTTTCGCTGCTGAAGCTTGTGCACGAAGCGGTGTTGGACGTATTATTTTAGTGGATAAAGATAATGTAGATATTACTAATATTAACCGTCAATTAGTAGCTTACATATCAACGATTGGACGTTCAAAATCAGAAGTGATGAAGGAACGGATTGCTGACATTAATCCTGAATGTGAAGTAATAGATATGCATATGTTTTATACTGAAGAAACGTATGAACAATTTTTTGCGATGAATATTGATTATGTTATAGATGCTTCTGATACGATCATTTATAAAATTCACTTAATGAAAGAATGTTTGAAACGTAATATTAAAATTATTTCAAGTATGGGTGCCGCAAATAAAACAGATCCGACTCGCTTTAAGATTGTGGATATTTCTAAAACACATACAGATCCAATTGCAAAAGTAATACGCACAAAGCTGCGCAAAGAAGACCGAATTACGAAAGGGATTCCAGTTGTATTTTCAGATGAGAGTCCAATTGTAGTTAGAGAAGATGTAGTTGAAACAGTAGGTAAACCAGAGGCAGCTATTAGAAAAGCTAAGATGCCACCTTCTTCAAATGCATTTGTTCCATCAACAGTCGGTTTAATATGTGCCAGCTGGGTAATAAACGACATTTCAAAAGATATTCATATTAATAGAGTACAGTAA
- a CDS encoding SH3 domain-containing protein — MNAKIIHKMTIIFLCACFLIPYLQVDAQENEVTVNVASLKVRSGPGLTYDTIGAVTKNDKLDVIGKENDWLQVNFGSSTGWVASWYTTKESLELTNKQIVSKVNRLNVRTEPNTSSAVIGQLQEGDSTIAYKSQDDWIEIDFQGRKGWVNQTYITVTDQTVSKDTNTTESVFEVSVDALNVRSKADLTSKKIGLVNKGDQFSVVDSDHNWVQVELENGEKGWLYSFYGTFSATSESIESAETKGTITILYNGTNLRSDSTTSSEVVSRADAGTTFSVAEKTNDWYKIILDNGQTAYVASWLVSSSSTASNVIEQSEEKHEGEKEEKKDVTRKKGTLKGLTIVIDAGHGGNDRGTTGALGTDEKDITLITSELLSSKLQAAGANVILTRESDEYVDLRKRVSIGHQVDADAFISLHYDAIDNSSVRGFTTYYMHNYQKELAKYVHSGLGEMISLKDRGTQPGDYLVLRENKQNAILIELGYLSNPSEERNVTTQNYREQATHGIYNGIINYFDAQLD, encoded by the coding sequence ATGAACGCTAAAATAATACATAAAATGACTATTATTTTTTTATGTGCATGTTTCCTTATACCATACTTGCAAGTAGATGCACAGGAGAATGAAGTGACCGTAAATGTTGCTTCTTTAAAAGTACGATCAGGTCCAGGCCTTACATATGATACGATCGGTGCTGTTACAAAAAATGACAAATTAGACGTAATCGGCAAGGAAAATGATTGGCTTCAGGTTAATTTTGGGAGTTCCACTGGTTGGGTAGCTAGCTGGTACACAACAAAAGAATCGCTTGAGTTGACAAACAAGCAGATTGTATCGAAAGTAAATCGATTGAATGTTCGAACGGAACCTAATACCTCTTCCGCAGTGATAGGTCAATTACAAGAGGGTGATTCTACAATTGCCTACAAATCTCAAGATGATTGGATTGAAATAGACTTTCAAGGTCGAAAAGGTTGGGTCAATCAAACCTATATCACTGTGACCGACCAAACTGTAAGCAAAGATACGAACACTACTGAAAGTGTATTTGAAGTATCCGTCGATGCACTAAATGTTCGCTCAAAAGCAGATTTAACTTCCAAAAAAATAGGACTGGTTAATAAGGGAGATCAATTTTCAGTTGTTGACTCTGATCATAATTGGGTGCAAGTAGAACTTGAAAATGGAGAAAAAGGATGGTTGTATAGCTTTTATGGAACCTTCTCTGCAACTTCTGAAAGTATTGAATCTGCAGAAACAAAAGGAACCATTACTATTCTATACAATGGGACAAACCTTCGCTCTGATAGCACAACGAGTAGTGAAGTAGTCTCAAGAGCTGACGCTGGAACTACATTTTCAGTAGCAGAAAAGACAAATGATTGGTATAAAATTATCTTAGATAATGGACAAACAGCTTATGTAGCTAGTTGGTTAGTTTCATCTTCATCCACAGCATCTAATGTAATTGAGCAATCAGAGGAAAAACACGAAGGTGAAAAAGAGGAGAAAAAGGATGTTACACGTAAAAAGGGTACCTTAAAAGGATTAACTATTGTCATCGACGCAGGGCATGGTGGAAATGACCGTGGCACGACTGGTGCACTTGGAACAGATGAAAAAGATATTACTTTAATAACATCAGAATTACTTTCATCCAAATTACAAGCAGCTGGTGCTAATGTAATTTTGACTAGAGAATCGGACGAATATGTAGACCTTCGAAAACGCGTCTCCATTGGGCACCAAGTCGATGCTGATGCATTCATAAGCTTACACTATGACGCAATCGATAATAGCTCGGTAAGAGGCTTCACAACCTACTATATGCATAATTACCAAAAAGAATTGGCTAAGTATGTCCATAGTGGGCTTGGTGAAATGATTTCTTTAAAAGATAGAGGCACTCAACCAGGGGATTATTTGGTATTACGAGAGAATAAACAGAATGCTATTTTAATAGAGTTGGGTTATCTAAGTAATCCTTCTGAAGAACGGAATGTAACTACTCAAAACTATCGAGAACAAGCTACTCATGGTATTTATAATGGGATTATAAATTATTTTGATGCTCAATTAGATTAA
- the aspS gene encoding aspartate--tRNA ligase translates to MMSRTHTSGQLNEQQIGESIQLIGWVQKRRDLGGLIFVDVRDRTGLVQVVFNPEFSESAIQIADKLRNEYIIEVKGTVVARAANQVNKNISSGAIEVHASEARIINEAKNPPFAIENQTDAGEDIRLKYRYLDLRRPVMYDTFKMRSDITKTVRRFLDDEGFLEVETPILTKSTPEGARDYLVPSRVHDGEFYALPQSPQLFKQLLMVGGFEKYYQIARCFRDEDLRADRQPEFTQIDMEMSFLSMDEILEMNERMMKKVMKDVKGVDVTIPFNRMNYDEAMNRFGSDKPDVRFGLELVDLSELVKDSSFKVFASAVEAGGQVKAINVKGAADNYSRKDIDALGEFAGVYGAKGLAWLKVDEEGLKGPIAKFFEGEAATSLIQTLEATAGDLLLFVADKSSVVADALGALRLKLGKELELIDESRFEFLWVVNWPLFEYDEKEGRYYAAHHPFTRPFEEDLALMDTDPSKVRAQAYDLVLNGYELGGGSLRIYSREVQEKMFEILGFSDEEAKAQFGFLMEAFEYGTPPHGGVAFGLDRLVMLLSGSTNLRDTIAFPKTASASDLLTSAPSPVAEAQLDELSLSLKLKTK, encoded by the coding sequence ATAATGAGTAGAACACACACAAGTGGACAATTAAATGAACAGCAAATAGGTGAATCCATCCAATTAATCGGATGGGTACAAAAACGTAGAGATTTAGGTGGATTAATATTTGTTGATGTACGTGATCGCACAGGGCTAGTACAAGTAGTTTTCAATCCGGAATTTTCAGAATCAGCTATTCAAATTGCAGATAAATTGCGCAATGAATATATAATAGAGGTAAAAGGTACTGTAGTTGCACGTGCAGCAAACCAAGTGAACAAAAATATTTCATCTGGAGCAATTGAAGTACATGCTAGTGAAGCTCGCATTATTAACGAAGCTAAAAACCCTCCATTTGCAATTGAAAACCAAACAGATGCAGGTGAAGATATTCGTTTAAAATATCGCTACTTAGACCTAAGACGACCAGTAATGTATGATACCTTCAAAATGCGTTCAGATATTACTAAAACAGTGAGACGCTTCCTAGATGATGAGGGATTCTTAGAAGTAGAAACTCCAATTTTAACTAAATCTACTCCTGAAGGAGCACGTGACTATTTAGTGCCAAGTCGTGTACACGATGGAGAATTTTATGCACTTCCACAATCACCACAGTTGTTCAAGCAGCTTCTAATGGTTGGAGGATTTGAAAAATATTATCAAATTGCTCGATGCTTCCGTGATGAAGATTTACGTGCAGACCGTCAACCAGAATTTACTCAAATTGATATGGAAATGAGTTTCCTATCGATGGATGAAATTTTAGAAATGAATGAACGCATGATGAAAAAGGTTATGAAGGACGTTAAAGGTGTAGATGTGACCATTCCTTTCAACCGTATGAATTATGATGAAGCGATGAATCGCTTTGGATCAGATAAACCGGATGTTCGTTTTGGATTAGAACTTGTTGATCTTTCGGAATTAGTGAAAGACAGCTCATTTAAGGTTTTCGCTTCAGCAGTGGAAGCTGGAGGGCAAGTAAAAGCGATTAATGTCAAAGGTGCAGCAGATAACTATTCTCGTAAGGATATTGATGCACTTGGAGAATTCGCTGGAGTTTATGGTGCTAAGGGGCTTGCTTGGTTGAAAGTGGACGAAGAAGGTTTGAAGGGTCCAATTGCTAAGTTCTTCGAGGGCGAAGCAGCTACAAGCCTTATCCAAACATTAGAGGCAACAGCAGGAGATTTATTATTGTTTGTTGCTGACAAATCCTCCGTTGTGGCAGATGCATTAGGTGCGTTACGTTTAAAACTTGGAAAAGAGCTTGAGTTGATCGATGAATCACGCTTTGAATTCTTATGGGTAGTTAACTGGCCGTTATTCGAATATGATGAAAAAGAAGGTCGTTACTACGCAGCGCATCATCCATTCACAAGACCTTTTGAGGAGGATCTTGCATTAATGGATACTGATCCAAGTAAAGTACGTGCGCAAGCGTATGACTTAGTATTGAACGGTTATGAATTAGGTGGAGGATCTCTACGTATATATTCTAGAGAAGTTCAAGAAAAAATGTTCGAGATACTTGGGTTTTCGGATGAGGAAGCTAAAGCTCAATTTGGTTTCCTAATGGAAGCTTTTGAATATGGAACACCTCCACATGGCGGAGTTGCATTTGGACTAGATAGATTAGTAATGCTTCTTTCTGGTAGTACAAATTTACGTGATACGATTGCATTCCCGAAAACAGCAAGTGCAAGTGATTTATTAACTTCTGCACCTAGCCCAGTGGCAGAGGCTCAGTTAGATGAGTTAAGCTTGAGCTTAAAATTGAAAACGAAGTAA
- a CDS encoding YqhV family protein yields the protein MLIIEKALLFIIILRLLSGSIELSAAMLMIKFNDLEKAFYINSLLALVGPVVLIVTTGIGLTGLSEKISLTRMVCLFAGILLILYSLKSN from the coding sequence ATACTGATTATTGAGAAGGCATTATTATTTATTATCATACTTAGATTACTTTCAGGAAGTATAGAGTTATCTGCAGCAATGCTTATGATTAAATTTAATGATTTAGAAAAAGCTTTTTATATTAACTCTTTACTAGCTTTAGTAGGTCCTGTTGTTTTAATAGTTACAACTGGCATAGGTTTAACTGGCTTATCTGAAAAAATATCTTTAACAAGAATGGTATGCTTATTTGCAGGTATATTGCTCATCCTTTATAGTTTAAAGTCAAACTGA
- a CDS encoding replication-associated recombination protein A, with translation MQNEPLAYRMRPQTIDDLAGQQHVIGENTALYKMIKNGHVPSMLLYGDPGVGKTSLAFAIAGTTKLPFVALNATKAGKKDVEDVVADARISGKVILFLDEIHRFNKLQQDTLLPHVENGSIILIGATTENPYHDVNPAIRSRCGEIKQLKRLTTDDIDLLLNRALEDKIKGLGQLNIQITEQQRRLIADAANGDARKALTLLESTIFASFEENGVTIVEDSTLKSLVDRVGVFGDKKGSHFYNLLSALQKSVRGSDTDAALYYLAHLLENGDLVAVSRRLLVMSYEDIGLANPSIGPQVLAAIQSAERLGLPEARIPLANAVVLMCLSEKSNSAYSALDAAIASIHQGKTGDIPSHLKDTHYAGAADLGHGGYIYPHDYKIGTFGGWVNQTYLPDNLVGSSFYKPVEAGEEKRLAAIYKRLEKFKTQK, from the coding sequence TTGCAAAATGAACCTTTAGCATATCGGATGAGACCTCAAACTATTGACGACCTCGCTGGACAACAGCATGTTATCGGAGAAAACACCGCTCTATATAAAATGATAAAAAACGGACATGTACCCTCTATGCTATTATACGGTGACCCGGGCGTAGGCAAAACATCTCTTGCTTTCGCCATCGCAGGTACGACAAAGCTACCTTTTGTTGCATTGAATGCTACAAAAGCGGGGAAAAAAGACGTGGAAGATGTAGTAGCCGATGCACGTATAAGTGGAAAGGTTATTTTATTTCTGGACGAAATTCATCGTTTCAACAAGCTACAACAGGATACATTGCTTCCACACGTCGAGAATGGATCCATTATTTTAATCGGCGCAACAACAGAAAATCCTTATCATGATGTAAATCCAGCTATAAGATCACGCTGTGGAGAGATCAAACAACTCAAAAGATTAACAACAGACGACATAGACTTACTATTAAATAGAGCGTTGGAAGATAAAATTAAAGGTCTAGGTCAATTGAACATTCAAATTACTGAGCAGCAAAGAAGACTTATTGCAGATGCAGCAAATGGGGATGCTAGGAAAGCTTTAACCCTATTAGAATCTACCATCTTTGCAAGTTTCGAAGAAAATGGGGTAACCATTGTAGAGGATTCAACCTTAAAAAGTCTTGTAGATCGGGTCGGGGTATTTGGAGATAAAAAAGGCTCTCATTTTTATAACTTGCTTTCAGCCCTACAGAAATCTGTTCGCGGTAGTGATACGGATGCTGCTCTATATTATTTAGCACATTTATTGGAAAATGGAGATTTAGTAGCTGTATCTAGGCGGCTACTTGTGATGAGCTATGAAGATATAGGTCTTGCCAATCCTTCTATTGGACCCCAAGTGTTAGCTGCTATTCAATCTGCTGAACGATTAGGATTACCCGAAGCAAGAATCCCCTTAGCCAATGCAGTTGTCCTAATGTGTCTTTCCGAGAAGTCCAATTCAGCTTATTCGGCTTTAGACGCTGCAATAGCTAGTATTCACCAAGGAAAAACTGGGGATATTCCAAGTCATTTAAAGGATACGCATTATGCAGGGGCTGCTGATTTAGGTCATGGCGGCTATATTTATCCGCATGACTATAAAATCGGAACCTTTGGAGGCTGGGTCAATCAAACATACCTCCCTGATAATCTTGTAGGGAGTTCCTTCTACAAACCAGTAGAAGCTGGAGAAGAAAAAAGATTAGCGGCTATTTATAAGCGATTAGAGAAATTTAAAACACAAAAATAA
- the hisS gene encoding histidine--tRNA ligase: MDIKVPRGTQDILPSETSKWQAVEELIREQCRMYQYKEIRTPVFEHTELFTRSVGDTTDIVQKEMYTFQDRGNRSLTLRPEGTASTVRAFVEHKMFGYPDQPVKLYYMGPMFRYERQQAGRYRQFVQFGIEAIGSADPAIDAEVISLAMSVYQNAGLKKLKLVINSLGDTESRIAHKAALVGHFEPHIEEFCSDCQNRLQKNPLRILDCKVDRNHPLMETAPSLADFLNEESAAYFEKVKEYLTILNIPFEVDPNLVRGLDYYNHTAFEIMSAAEGFGAITTLAGGGRYNGLVEELGGPDAPGIGFAMSIERLLLAIEAENNEWSAKSTLDVYVIGLGEAAKKKAVELTYQLRHHKITAEMDYLDRKMKTQMKSADRLNAKFVLVIGDDELEKESAMLKDLATGTQNLVPFSSLIEQIKTSLTQLEAEE; this comes from the coding sequence ATGGATATTAAAGTACCTAGAGGAACACAAGACATTTTGCCATCAGAAACTAGTAAATGGCAAGCAGTAGAAGAACTAATTAGAGAGCAATGTCGTATGTATCAATACAAAGAGATTAGAACCCCTGTTTTTGAACATACTGAATTATTTACTAGAAGCGTTGGAGACACCACGGATATTGTTCAAAAAGAAATGTACACATTCCAAGATAGAGGGAATCGTTCCCTTACATTGCGACCAGAAGGTACAGCATCAACGGTAAGAGCGTTTGTAGAACATAAAATGTTCGGTTATCCAGATCAGCCAGTTAAGCTCTACTATATGGGACCGATGTTCCGTTATGAGCGTCAGCAGGCAGGTAGATACCGTCAATTCGTACAGTTTGGTATTGAAGCAATAGGTAGTGCGGATCCAGCAATAGATGCCGAGGTTATTTCTTTAGCAATGTCTGTCTATCAAAATGCAGGATTGAAAAAGCTAAAGCTTGTTATAAATTCCTTAGGGGACACTGAAAGTAGAATTGCTCATAAAGCGGCACTAGTTGGTCACTTTGAGCCACATATTGAAGAGTTTTGTTCGGATTGTCAAAATAGATTACAAAAAAATCCACTTCGTATTTTGGATTGCAAGGTAGATCGTAACCATCCGTTAATGGAAACAGCACCTTCCTTAGCAGATTTTTTAAATGAAGAATCAGCTGCTTATTTCGAAAAAGTAAAAGAATATTTAACGATATTAAATATTCCATTTGAGGTAGATCCTAATCTGGTACGTGGATTAGATTATTATAACCACACTGCTTTTGAAATTATGAGTGCTGCAGAAGGGTTTGGAGCAATTACAACACTAGCAGGCGGGGGAAGATACAACGGTCTGGTAGAAGAACTAGGTGGACCAGATGCTCCTGGAATTGGATTTGCAATGAGTATTGAAAGATTATTATTAGCTATTGAAGCAGAAAACAATGAATGGTCTGCTAAGTCGACATTAGATGTCTATGTAATTGGACTAGGTGAAGCCGCTAAGAAAAAAGCGGTCGAACTTACGTATCAACTTAGACACCACAAAATTACAGCAGAGATGGATTATTTAGATCGTAAAATGAAAACACAAATGAAATCAGCCGATCGTTTAAATGCAAAATTTGTATTAGTAATTGGCGATGATGAATTAGAAAAAGAAAGTGCTATGTTGAAGGATCTAGCAACTGGTACTCAAAATTTAGTTCCATTCAGTTCATTAATCGAACAAATAAAGACTAGTTTAACACAGTTGGAGGCAGAGGAATAA
- the cymR gene encoding cysteine metabolism transcriptional regulator CymR, translating into MKFSTKGRYGLTIMVALGKQYGEGQIALRQIAAEYNLSEAYLEQIVSPLRNAGLVKSVRGAYGGYMLSRTPSEITAGDVIRVLEGPIQIVEGIEEEAPPQRELWMRIRDAVKNVLDTTTIEDLAKYTEEDPGNAGYMFYI; encoded by the coding sequence TTGAAATTTTCAACAAAGGGAAGATATGGTTTAACGATAATGGTCGCTCTAGGCAAGCAATACGGAGAAGGCCAAATTGCCCTTCGACAAATCGCTGCAGAATATAATTTGTCCGAAGCGTATTTAGAGCAGATAGTCTCTCCTCTTAGAAATGCAGGGCTTGTGAAGAGTGTCAGAGGAGCATACGGAGGATATATGCTTTCAAGAACTCCAAGCGAAATAACTGCAGGAGATGTAATTCGAGTTTTAGAGGGTCCTATTCAAATCGTTGAGGGTATTGAAGAGGAAGCACCTCCACAGCGTGAATTATGGATGCGTATACGAGACGCAGTAAAAAATGTACTAGATACAACTACGATCGAAGACCTTGCAAAATACACTGAAGAAGATCCAGGGAACGCTGGATATATGTTTTATATATAA
- a CDS encoding cysteine desulfurase family protein codes for MTRIYLDHAATTPMAKEVIQVYTAEMKEEFGNPSSIHQTGRKARKKVDEARVILAKSIGAHETEITITSGGTEADNYAIFGTAYARKNEGKHIITTQVEHHAVLHACEQLEKEGFEVTYLPVDKNGLISIDDLKNSLRKDTILVSIMFANNEVGVVQPIVEIGELLKDHLAYFHTDAVQAYGCLSIDVQLAQIDLLSVSSHKINGPKGIGFLYQRKGVSLKPIFYGGQQERKKRAGTENVPAIVAFAKAVQLKQTAIIEGTAAYSQFKKVFLTELERLDVPFKVNGSPEFVLPHVLNISIPNTDVETFLVQLDLAGIDASSGSACTAGSIDPSHVLVAMYGENTPELRNSVRFSFGLNNTEEQVKEAVKKISKIVL; via the coding sequence ATGACTAGAATATATTTGGATCATGCAGCCACAACACCAATGGCCAAAGAAGTAATCCAAGTCTATACAGCTGAAATGAAGGAAGAGTTCGGAAATCCATCTAGCATTCATCAAACTGGAAGAAAAGCAAGAAAAAAAGTGGATGAGGCTAGAGTAATTTTAGCTAAAAGTATTGGAGCACATGAAACGGAAATTACAATTACTAGCGGAGGTACGGAAGCAGATAATTACGCTATTTTTGGAACTGCGTACGCAAGAAAGAACGAAGGAAAGCATATTATTACAACTCAAGTTGAACATCATGCCGTACTTCATGCATGTGAGCAACTTGAAAAAGAAGGTTTTGAGGTAACTTATTTACCAGTAGATAAAAATGGTTTGATCAGTATCGATGACTTGAAAAATTCACTGAGAAAAGATACTATTTTAGTTTCCATTATGTTTGCAAATAATGAGGTGGGCGTTGTTCAACCTATTGTGGAAATTGGAGAGCTACTGAAGGATCACCTTGCCTATTTCCATACAGATGCTGTACAAGCATATGGTTGTTTATCAATAGATGTTCAACTAGCCCAAATTGATTTACTAAGTGTTTCAAGTCATAAGATAAATGGACCTAAAGGGATAGGTTTTTTATATCAACGAAAAGGTGTTTCTCTAAAGCCTATTTTTTACGGAGGGCAGCAAGAGCGAAAAAAACGAGCAGGTACGGAAAATGTGCCGGCTATTGTTGCATTTGCAAAGGCAGTACAATTGAAACAAACAGCGATTATTGAGGGGACTGCAGCTTATAGTCAGTTTAAGAAAGTTTTCTTAACTGAATTGGAGAGATTAGACGTTCCTTTTAAAGTTAATGGCTCGCCTGAATTTGTTCTTCCACATGTATTAAATATTAGTATCCCCAATACAGATGTGGAGACTTTTTTGGTGCAATTAGATTTAGCTGGTATTGACGCATCTAGCGGGTCTGCTTGCACTGCCGGTTCGATTGATCCATCTCATGTACTAGTAGCGATGTATGGCGAAAACACACCGGAGCTACGCAATTCGGTTCGTTTTAGTTTTGGCTTGAACAATACGGAAGAGCAAGTGAAGGAAGCTGTAAAGAAAATAAGTAAGATAGTATTATAG
- a CDS encoding MFS transporter, with the protein MINNNSQTDNVSIWCVISMASIPLVMTLGNSMLIPILPILEKKVGISSFQSSMIITSYSIAAIFLIPVAGYLSDRFGRKIVILPSLILALLGGIIAGFASWKIDDPFFWIIIGRILQGIGAAGAMPIVLPLVGDLYKDDDEKTSSCLGIIETSNTFGKVLSPILGSVLAAVLWFLPFFSISIFSLISIVMIFFFVKVPKEKDEPIKFKDFLRNTRKTFKKEGQWLLTVFINGAFVMLLLFGVLFFLSEMLEKTHDIKGIKKGFVLAIPLLMLCIASYITGRNIKGNVSTMKKMTMICLIVMSISVVFIGFTKEKLFLLLLITSVMGIAIGALLPVLDALITENIKKEERGTISSFYSSARFIGVAAGPPIMSLVMKNYLNISYIVAGVIGITLFFLAMKLIKVEEIEGQNHKV; encoded by the coding sequence ATGATAAATAACAATAGTCAAACTGACAATGTAAGTATATGGTGCGTTATTAGTATGGCTTCTATCCCACTCGTCATGACACTTGGCAATTCTATGCTCATCCCTATTTTACCTATTCTAGAAAAAAAGGTAGGTATCAGCTCATTCCAGTCAAGTATGATTATTACAAGTTATTCAATTGCAGCTATTTTTCTTATACCAGTGGCGGGATACCTATCTGATCGTTTCGGGAGAAAGATCGTCATTTTACCAAGCTTGATATTAGCGCTACTCGGAGGTATTATTGCTGGTTTTGCCTCGTGGAAAATAGATGACCCCTTTTTTTGGATTATTATAGGAAGAATCCTTCAAGGTATAGGGGCGGCTGGTGCCATGCCAATAGTATTGCCGCTAGTAGGAGATTTATATAAAGATGATGATGAAAAAACCAGTTCCTGTCTCGGAATTATCGAAACCTCCAATACCTTCGGAAAGGTTTTAAGCCCTATTCTTGGATCTGTTTTAGCAGCGGTATTATGGTTTTTACCTTTCTTTTCAATTTCGATTTTTAGTTTAATTTCCATCGTGATGATATTTTTCTTTGTAAAAGTACCAAAGGAAAAAGATGAACCCATAAAATTCAAGGACTTTTTGAGGAATACAAGGAAGACATTTAAAAAGGAAGGTCAATGGCTTTTAACTGTATTTATAAACGGCGCTTTTGTTATGCTCCTATTATTCGGGGTTTTGTTTTTTCTATCCGAAATGCTTGAAAAAACACATGATATAAAAGGAATAAAAAAAGGATTTGTATTAGCAATTCCACTTCTCATGCTTTGTATTGCTTCTTATATAACTGGTCGAAATATAAAAGGAAATGTTTCCACTATGAAAAAGATGACGATGATTTGTCTAATAGTCATGTCTATCTCTGTAGTATTTATAGGATTTACAAAAGAAAAACTGTTTCTATTATTACTTATAACAAGTGTGATGGGAATAGCCATTGGTGCATTGTTACCAGTATTGGATGCACTGATTACCGAAAATATAAAAAAAGAAGAGCGAGGCACGATCTCTTCTTTTTATAGTTCTGCCAGATTCATCGGAGTTGCAGCTGGCCCACCAATCATGTCACTAGTCATGAAAAATTATCTTAATATTAGTTATATTGTTGCTGGAGTGATTGGAATTACTTTGTTTTTCCTTGCGATGAAACTTATAAAAGTAGAGGAAATTGAGGGACAAAATCATAAAGTATAA
- a CDS encoding LysE family transporter, whose product MNSLSTYFLLGISLAAPIGPVKATLLNTGIKNGFFHAWFFGLGAIVTDIIYMLMVYFGVGQFIDSPHMRIFLWCFGFFVLMYTGIENLLTLNNISMDPKFRKIVRFRHSLLAGLLMAFLNPLTILFWLGIYGSILVSGGGEISGIETIIISIAILVGIGFVDFIMAFLSSSSRNLLSTPLLKAISFISSLGMIGFGIYFGMQAFQALF is encoded by the coding sequence ATGAATTCGTTAAGTACATATTTCTTGTTAGGCATATCTTTAGCAGCGCCTATTGGTCCTGTTAAAGCAACACTCCTAAACACCGGTATAAAAAACGGTTTTTTCCATGCATGGTTTTTTGGACTCGGTGCAATAGTAACAGACATAATTTATATGCTAATGGTTTACTTTGGAGTAGGGCAATTTATCGATTCTCCTCATATGCGGATATTTTTATGGTGCTTCGGCTTTTTTGTACTAATGTATACGGGAATTGAAAATTTACTTACGTTAAACAATATTTCTATGGACCCAAAATTCCGGAAAATTGTGCGGTTCAGACACTCTCTACTTGCTGGTTTGCTAATGGCTTTTTTAAATCCGTTAACAATTCTATTTTGGCTAGGTATTTACGGGTCTATTTTAGTGAGTGGCGGCGGTGAAATATCTGGTATTGAAACGATTATCATAAGCATAGCCATATTAGTTGGTATTGGATTTGTAGATTTTATAATGGCTTTCTTATCGAGTAGTTCACGAAATTTATTGTCCACCCCTCTCTTAAAAGCTATTTCTTTTATTTCTTCTTTAGGTATGATTGGTTTCGGTATCTATTTTGGCATGCAAGCATTTCAAGCTCTGTTTTAG